Proteins encoded within one genomic window of Methanobrevibacter arboriphilus JCM 13429 = DSM 1125:
- a CDS encoding preprotein translocase subunit Sec61beta translates to MAKKDQNMLPPTGAGLVRYFDEESTGPKISPEGVVIATIILGIFCFILNFSN, encoded by the coding sequence ATGGCAAAAAAAGATCAAAATATGCTTCCTCCGACAGGGGCAGGATTAGTACGATACTTTGATGAAGAAAGTACTGGACCTAAAATTTCTCCAGAAGGAGTTGTTATTGCAACAATAATTTTAGGAATCTTCTGTTTTATATTAAATTTTTCAAATTAA
- a CDS encoding potassium/proton antiporter: MIDIQLILLAIGSLLLAGVLLSKLSSYIGVPTLIVFLLLGLFFNGNTLFTPSVDSYTYIQYISIFALIIIMFSGGLDTNTKKMKPIASRGAVLATVGVLITAIATGLLIHYLLGIDIVLSLLMGSIISSTDAAAVFSIFRSGKIKLKKNLAETLELESGANDPMAYVLTISFIELLTHPTTSIEGIIFLFLKSLILGAVFGVISGKLSIKLFENVNLDVKGLYPVLLVALAVLTFSISEIVGANGFLAVYIAGIMIGNAKMIKDAKLSNETNTTFFEGLAWLMQVIMFLVLGLFIFPNQLLETAGISIVIAIALMFISRPIAVFTSLIPFKVSLKEKVFLSWTGIKGAVPIVFATYPLVAGIPEAYTIFNVVFFITIISVILQGGTIKFVARKLDLLSTC; the protein is encoded by the coding sequence ATGATTGATATTCAACTTATACTTTTAGCTATAGGTTCTTTACTTTTAGCTGGGGTATTATTAAGTAAACTTTCTTCTTATATTGGTGTCCCAACTCTCATTGTTTTTTTATTGCTTGGACTTTTTTTCAATGGAAATACTCTTTTTACTCCTTCTGTTGATAGCTATACATATATTCAGTATATTAGTATATTTGCATTAATTATAATAATGTTTTCTGGTGGTTTGGATACTAATACTAAGAAAATGAAGCCAATAGCTTCTAGAGGAGCTGTTTTAGCTACTGTTGGTGTTTTAATAACGGCTATTGCCACTGGATTACTTATTCACTATTTATTGGGAATAGATATAGTACTTTCTTTATTAATGGGTTCTATTATTTCTTCTACTGATGCAGCAGCAGTATTTTCAATTTTTAGATCTGGAAAAATAAAATTAAAAAAAAATCTTGCTGAAACTCTTGAACTTGAAAGTGGGGCAAATGACCCAATGGCTTATGTACTTACAATCAGTTTTATAGAACTATTAACTCACCCAACAACTTCTATTGAAGGTATCATATTCTTATTTTTGAAGTCTTTGATTCTTGGGGCGGTATTTGGAGTTATATCTGGTAAATTATCTATAAAATTATTTGAAAACGTTAATTTGGATGTTAAGGGTTTATATCCAGTTCTTTTAGTTGCTTTAGCTGTTTTAACCTTTTCAATTTCTGAAATAGTTGGTGCAAATGGATTTTTAGCTGTTTATATTGCAGGAATCATGATAGGTAATGCTAAAATGATAAAAGATGCTAAACTATCTAATGAAACAAATACAACTTTCTTCGAAGGGTTAGCATGGCTTATGCAGGTTATAATGTTTTTAGTTTTAGGGTTGTTTATTTTCCCAAATCAGTTATTAGAAACTGCTGGAATTAGTATAGTAATAGCAATAGCTTTAATGTTTATTTCTAGGCCTATAGCTGTTTTCACTTCGTTGATTCCATTTAAAGTGAGTTTAAAAGAAAAGGTATTTTTGTCGTGGACAGGAATTAAAGGAGCGGTTCCTATAGTTTTTGCTACATATCCCTTAGTTGCAGGAATTCCTGAGGCTTATACAATATTTAATGTTGTATTTTTTATTACAATAATCTCAGTAATTTTACAAGGTGGAACTATTAAATTTGTTGCAAGAAAGCTTGATTTGCTCTCTACTTGTTAA